A single window of Gammaproteobacteria bacterium DNA harbors:
- a CDS encoding DUF3883 domain-containing protein produces MIKLEDIKKDAQVLGIQGNEIVRIVQVEPVGDSAITVYYKDNQGRLGEQMLFRSDEARLELAQAGRPWAFDAPGEDFKLGLEAYRISQAALFDPMMAVHTSNVEPLPHQISAVYEAMLPRQPLRFVLADDPGAGKTIMAGLLIRELLMRADAKRILIVSPGGLTEQWQDELLEKFGVQFEIFSREKQEQCASGNYFDEQNQLLCRLDQLSRNEEYQEKLKNTEWDLIIVDEAHKLSANYFGNKVNKTKRFLLGELLGSITRHFLLMTATPHNGKEEDFQIWLSLLDGDRFYGKFREGAHKVDVSDMMRRMVKEELLKFDGTPLFPERRAYSANYDLSDAEAALYAQVTDYVRNEMNRADNLDGKRRGTVGFALTQLQRRLASSPEAIYQSLKRRRKRLESRLDEMKLVARGHSVQKGVAETLGEYTVKRQIDLPDNFDELDEELSAEEYELYADQVVDQATAAETIPELEAEILILKDLEHQALGVVQSGNDKKWEELSHLLQDRPEMYTESGSRRKLIIFTEHKDTLNYLVGRIRGMLGRPEAVITIHGGVNRDDRRKAQEEFRNNRDVQVLVATDAAGEGVNLQNANLMVNYDLPWNPNRLEQRFGRIHRIGQTEVCHLWNLIASETREGEVFQRLFDKIEIEKKALGGKVFDILGEVFEGKSLKDLLVEAIRSSESDEARHAYQESFFGKALDTDHLKEILRRNALVEQHMSLEDLYAVKEEMEKAEARKLQPYFIRAFFTEAFQNLTGEMRPREAGRYEVRHVPASIRERDRIIGESRTPVLKKYERICFEKDLVRAHGKPMADLIHPGHPLMHATTDLILSAHRSKLKQGAILVDPNDDGVEPRILFMVDHSVREAPANDQHDKPRVASRRLQFVEIDQHGKAFHAGWAPHLDLQPIDACLSEGGKSDLKLVQDILNAPWISADLEGLALNHASQHLVPEHYQEVKARREHQADKVLAAVNERLVKEINYWSDRYIKLSDDVAAGKQPRMQPEMARRRVDELTERLNQRKRELEAMKAVVSSTPVVIGGALVIPQGLLAQRKGETTFCADAEARARVEMVAMSAVIAVEQGFGHEVKDMSAEKCGWDVTARPPANPDGSIKPDRHIEVKGRAKGQSTITVSRNEIIYALNQTDKFLLAVVIVDGDSHEGPHYIRNPFSTEPDFGVASINYDLSDLLSKAVSPELTI; encoded by the coding sequence ATGATCAAACTCGAAGACATCAAAAAGGACGCACAGGTTTTAGGCATACAGGGCAATGAAATTGTCCGCATCGTCCAGGTCGAGCCGGTCGGCGATAGTGCAATCACTGTCTACTACAAAGACAACCAAGGCCGTCTGGGTGAGCAAATGCTCTTCCGCTCCGACGAAGCACGGCTTGAGCTGGCGCAGGCTGGTCGACCATGGGCCTTCGATGCGCCAGGTGAAGATTTCAAACTCGGGCTTGAGGCATACCGTATCTCACAGGCCGCCCTGTTTGACCCTATGATGGCAGTACACACCTCTAACGTCGAGCCGCTGCCCCACCAAATCTCTGCGGTCTACGAAGCCATGCTACCCCGGCAGCCACTGCGGTTTGTGCTGGCTGATGACCCCGGCGCCGGCAAGACCATTATGGCTGGCTTACTGATCCGCGAACTGTTGATGCGGGCCGATGCCAAACGCATTCTGATCGTCTCTCCCGGCGGTCTCACCGAGCAGTGGCAGGACGAATTGTTGGAGAAATTCGGCGTCCAGTTCGAAATCTTCAGCCGTGAGAAGCAGGAACAGTGTGCATCCGGTAACTACTTCGACGAACAGAATCAACTCCTCTGCCGCCTAGACCAGCTATCGCGTAATGAGGAGTACCAGGAAAAGCTGAAGAACACTGAGTGGGATCTCATCATCGTTGACGAGGCCCACAAACTCTCGGCCAATTACTTCGGCAACAAGGTCAACAAGACCAAGCGCTTTTTACTGGGTGAGTTGCTCGGCTCTATCACCCGTCACTTTTTGTTAATGACAGCCACGCCGCACAATGGCAAGGAAGAAGACTTTCAGATCTGGCTTTCGCTGCTGGATGGCGATCGCTTCTACGGCAAGTTTCGCGAAGGCGCGCACAAGGTAGATGTCTCAGACATGATGCGTCGCATGGTGAAAGAGGAACTACTCAAGTTTGATGGCACGCCACTCTTCCCCGAGCGCCGCGCATACAGCGCGAACTATGACCTCTCCGATGCAGAAGCAGCGCTTTACGCGCAAGTGACCGACTACGTCCGCAATGAGATGAACCGCGCCGACAATCTGGATGGTAAACGCCGGGGCACAGTTGGCTTTGCACTCACACAACTGCAGCGTCGCCTCGCCTCAAGTCCAGAAGCGATCTACCAATCGCTGAAGCGCCGGCGCAAACGTCTTGAATCTCGCTTGGATGAGATGAAGCTGGTCGCTCGTGGCCACAGCGTTCAGAAAGGTGTCGCAGAAACCCTTGGTGAATACACAGTAAAAAGGCAGATCGACCTGCCGGATAATTTCGATGAGTTAGACGAAGAGCTGAGCGCAGAAGAATATGAGCTCTATGCTGACCAGGTCGTCGACCAAGCCACCGCAGCCGAAACCATCCCTGAGTTAGAAGCGGAAATTCTGATTCTGAAGGATCTGGAACACCAGGCGTTGGGAGTCGTGCAGTCGGGCAATGACAAAAAATGGGAAGAGCTTTCTCATCTGCTGCAGGACCGGCCTGAGATGTATACAGAGTCCGGCAGCCGCCGCAAGCTGATCATCTTCACCGAGCACAAAGATACCCTCAATTATCTGGTAGGCCGTATCCGCGGCATGCTGGGCAGGCCCGAGGCGGTTATCACCATTCACGGTGGCGTCAATCGTGATGATCGACGTAAGGCTCAGGAAGAATTCCGCAACAATCGTGACGTACAGGTTCTGGTGGCCACCGATGCCGCTGGTGAAGGTGTGAACCTGCAAAACGCTAACCTGATGGTCAATTACGATCTGCCCTGGAACCCCAACCGCCTGGAACAGCGCTTTGGCCGTATCCATCGCATTGGTCAAACAGAGGTGTGCCACCTATGGAATCTGATCGCCAGTGAAACGAGAGAAGGTGAAGTCTTTCAACGACTATTCGACAAAATTGAGATCGAAAAAAAGGCTCTCGGCGGTAAGGTCTTTGACATTCTGGGCGAAGTATTTGAGGGCAAATCATTAAAAGATTTGCTGGTAGAGGCAATCAGGTCTAGCGAATCAGATGAGGCACGTCACGCCTATCAGGAAAGTTTTTTTGGCAAGGCTTTAGATACTGATCACCTGAAAGAAATCCTCCGGCGCAATGCTCTGGTTGAACAGCATATGAGCCTGGAAGATCTTTATGCTGTCAAAGAGGAGATGGAAAAAGCCGAGGCTCGCAAGTTGCAGCCCTACTTTATCCGTGCCTTTTTCACCGAGGCATTTCAGAACCTCACCGGCGAAATGCGACCCCGCGAGGCCGGTCGATACGAGGTGCGGCATGTGCCAGCCTCCATTCGCGAGCGTGACCGGATCATTGGTGAAAGCCGCACGCCAGTATTAAAGAAGTACGAGCGGATCTGTTTCGAGAAAGACCTGGTTCGCGCCCACGGCAAGCCAATGGCTGACTTGATCCACCCCGGCCATCCGCTGATGCATGCCACCACCGACCTGATCCTCTCAGCACACCGCAGCAAGCTCAAGCAAGGTGCGATACTGGTGGATCCCAACGATGACGGTGTAGAACCACGCATACTGTTTATGGTGGATCACAGCGTTCGTGAAGCGCCAGCGAATGATCAGCACGACAAGCCCAGGGTCGCTTCCCGGCGCTTGCAGTTCGTGGAGATCGACCAGCATGGCAAGGCTTTTCACGCCGGCTGGGCACCGCACCTCGACCTGCAGCCCATTGATGCCTGCTTGTCAGAAGGAGGAAAGAGTGACCTGAAACTGGTGCAGGACATTCTCAATGCCCCGTGGATTAGTGCAGACCTTGAAGGCCTGGCACTCAACCATGCATCCCAACACCTCGTTCCGGAACACTACCAGGAGGTGAAAGCCCGCCGTGAACATCAGGCCGACAAGGTGCTGGCAGCGGTCAATGAACGACTGGTCAAGGAGATCAATTACTGGTCCGACCGTTACATCAAACTCAGTGACGATGTCGCCGCCGGTAAACAACCGCGCATGCAGCCTGAGATGGCGCGCCGCCGGGTAGATGAACTCACTGAACGCCTGAACCAGCGCAAGCGGGAACTGGAGGCCATGAAGGCCGTAGTCTCAAGTACGCCCGTGGTCATTGGTGGCGCGTTGGTCATTCCGCAAGGTCTATTGGCGCAACGCAAAGGCGAGACCACCTTCTGCGCCGACGCCGAGGCCCGCGCACGCGTAGAGATGGTGGCGATGAGTGCCGTCATAGCTGTGGAACAGGGCTTTGGTCACGAAGTGAAAGATATGTCTGCTGAAAAATGCGGCTGGGACGTCACCGCCCGCCCACCCGCCAACCCTGATGGCTCGATTAAGCCGGATCGACATATTGAAGTGAAAGGCCGCGCAAAAGGGCAAAGCACCATTACGGTCAGCCGCAATGAAATCATCTATGCGCTTAACCAGACGGATAAATTCCTGCTGGCCGTTGTGATCGTCGATGGCGACAGCCACGAAGGCCCACACTACATCCGCAACCCTTTCAGTACTGAGCCCGACTTTGGCGTGGCCAGTATCAACTATGACTTGAGTGATCTGCTTTCCAAGGCAGTGTCACCGGAACTGACCATCTAA
- a CDS encoding WYL domain-containing protein: MPKAIPLDINQTQKERLSHIDFKAHFLGTIGRNDLVSRFGIKEAAATRDITLYKDLAPENLEYDTKAKVYIRGTSFEPLFDYSPSQAMAALAYGFGDDFVGKHKALVACEAPAQLNHPDLNTLSALTRAIHQHKPSKIVYRSLSSGRTTREIVPFVLVDNGLRWHVRGYDRKQSRFADFVVTRISDPEILDGPVKEHEGRESDIQWNRVVELEIVPHPSLKHPKTIETDYAMENGVLKVNVRAAVAGYVLRRWNVDCSAEHSLEGPEYHLWLKNRQALYGVENLIIAPGYNQNNRVATEGS; the protein is encoded by the coding sequence ATGCCCAAGGCCATCCCATTGGATATCAACCAAACGCAAAAAGAGCGGCTATCGCACATCGATTTCAAGGCGCATTTCTTGGGGACTATTGGCCGAAACGACCTCGTGAGCCGCTTCGGCATCAAGGAGGCTGCGGCAACCAGAGACATCACTTTGTACAAGGATCTCGCCCCGGAAAATCTGGAATATGACACCAAGGCCAAGGTCTACATACGGGGCACATCCTTTGAGCCGTTGTTCGATTATTCGCCCAGCCAGGCCATGGCAGCGCTCGCATATGGGTTCGGCGACGACTTCGTGGGGAAGCACAAGGCGCTGGTGGCTTGTGAAGCCCCGGCGCAGCTCAATCACCCTGACCTGAATACCTTGTCAGCACTGACCCGCGCCATTCATCAGCACAAGCCGAGCAAAATCGTGTATCGCTCTCTGAGCAGCGGCCGAACTACGCGCGAGATCGTACCCTTCGTATTGGTTGACAATGGTTTGCGCTGGCATGTCCGTGGCTATGACCGGAAGCAGTCAAGATTCGCGGATTTTGTTGTCACCCGCATCTCAGATCCGGAAATTCTGGACGGGCCGGTAAAAGAGCACGAAGGTCGGGAATCCGACATCCAATGGAATCGCGTGGTCGAGCTGGAAATCGTCCCCCATCCCAGCCTGAAACACCCGAAGACCATCGAAACAGATTACGCCATGGAAAACGGCGTACTGAAGGTCAATGTTCGGGCTGCCGTTGCCGGTTACGTCCTCCGGCGCTGGAATGTCGATTGCTCAGCAGAGCATAGCCTGGAAGGCCCGGAGTACCACCTCTGGCTCAAGAACAGACAAGCGCTGTACGGCGTGGAAAATCTGATCATCGCTCCCGGCTACAACCAGAACAACCGCGTCGCCACGGAGGGCTCATGA
- a CDS encoding DUF1156 domain-containing protein, producing MAEIKTPKKLIEVALPLDDINAAAAREKSIRHGHPSTLHLWWARRPLAAARAVLFAQMVNDPGYQQGEGFKYGVNKKEAEIKREKLFQIIRDLVKWENINNQEVLSRARDAIWESWRETCYLNRNHPQAAELFNPDKLPAFHDPFAGGGAIPLEAQRLGLESYASDLNPVAVMINKAMIEIPPKFAGQGPVGPPPKGEKQDNLMDDWSGARGMAEDVRRYGHWMREEAFRRIGNLYPTIKITPEMVAERPDLKPYQGQVLTVIAWLWARTVKSPNPAFSHVDVPLASSFVLSSKKGNEAYVVPVVESDSYVFKVRAGKPPAEAKDGTKIGRGGNFKCLVSETPIPVTEIRRQGQAGTFKQRLMAIVVEGKSGRVYLSPTDEIEAVANSAMPSWRPETEINHNPRDIRTQLYGLSKYGDLFTPRQLVALTTFSDLVQEARDKAIADAKATGMTDDGIGINAGGKGATAYGDALAVYLGFVSDKVSDYWSSICSWHSSKELIRNTFGRQAIPMTWDYVEANPFCNSSGNWIAMTDWTSKALANTPANSLGFAHQQDAATQNTSINKIISTDPPYYDNIGYADLSDFFYVWMRRSLRAIYPDLFLTMAVPKAEELVATPYRHGSKEKAETFFLDGMTLAIHNLAEKGHPAFPVTIYYAFKQAETKEGSTASTGWETFLEAVIRAGFSIDGTWPMRTEMANRMVGSGANALASSVVLVCKKREIEADSASRRDFQRELREQMPDALEAMIGGETGTTPIAPVDLAQAAIGPGMAIYSKYEAVLNQDGSRMSVHDALILINRAITEYLSPDSGSFDADTQFCSSWFDQYGWSIGPFGEANVLAQAKGTTVDGVDTAGVVDSGGGKVRLLKWAEYEADWDPITDNRTPVWEACHQMIRSLNNQGESAAGELLAKMPEKGEPIRQLAYHLYTLCERKKWAEDARAYNELIGSWHAIVTASHEVGHSGSQAELGLDF from the coding sequence ATGGCCGAAATAAAAACACCAAAAAAACTGATTGAGGTCGCACTTCCGCTGGATGACATCAATGCAGCGGCCGCGCGAGAAAAGTCAATTCGGCACGGTCATCCATCAACCTTACATCTGTGGTGGGCGCGCCGACCTTTGGCAGCAGCAAGGGCTGTGTTGTTTGCGCAAATGGTCAATGATCCCGGATACCAGCAGGGAGAAGGCTTCAAGTATGGGGTTAACAAGAAAGAGGCCGAGATCAAACGCGAGAAGCTCTTTCAGATAATCCGTGACCTGGTGAAGTGGGAAAACATCAATAATCAGGAAGTACTGAGTCGGGCTCGTGACGCGATATGGGAAAGCTGGCGTGAAACGTGTTATCTAAACCGCAATCACCCCCAAGCAGCAGAACTGTTCAACCCGGACAAACTCCCGGCCTTTCATGATCCATTTGCCGGCGGAGGGGCGATCCCACTGGAGGCGCAGCGACTGGGATTAGAAAGCTATGCCAGTGACTTAAATCCAGTGGCCGTGATGATCAACAAAGCCATGATTGAGATCCCACCGAAGTTTGCCGGGCAAGGACCAGTAGGTCCTCCGCCCAAAGGCGAGAAGCAAGACAACCTGATGGATGACTGGTCAGGCGCCAGAGGAATGGCCGAGGATGTGCGTCGTTACGGCCACTGGATGCGGGAGGAAGCGTTCAGGCGTATCGGTAATCTCTACCCCACGATCAAGATCACGCCAGAGATGGTCGCTGAACGACCCGACCTGAAACCTTATCAGGGACAGGTACTGACTGTTATCGCCTGGCTCTGGGCCAGAACCGTAAAAAGCCCTAACCCGGCTTTCAGCCACGTGGATGTGCCTCTGGCCTCCAGTTTCGTTCTATCGAGCAAAAAAGGTAACGAAGCCTATGTGGTGCCTGTAGTTGAGAGTGACAGCTATGTTTTTAAGGTACGGGCAGGAAAGCCGCCAGCGGAGGCCAAAGATGGTACAAAAATTGGGCGTGGCGGCAACTTCAAATGTCTTGTCTCAGAAACACCCATCCCCGTAACCGAGATCAGAAGACAGGGGCAGGCAGGCACATTTAAACAACGATTGATGGCGATCGTCGTGGAAGGAAAATCTGGTCGGGTCTATCTATCTCCAACAGATGAGATAGAAGCAGTTGCTAATTCTGCAATGCCAAGCTGGCGACCGGAAACTGAGATTAACCACAATCCACGAGATATCAGAACTCAACTGTATGGTTTGAGTAAATACGGCGACCTCTTCACACCCCGCCAACTGGTGGCCTTGACTACCTTCTCCGACCTGGTGCAGGAAGCCCGCGATAAAGCCATCGCTGATGCCAAAGCAACCGGCATGACAGACGATGGAATAGGTATTAATGCTGGAGGCAAAGGTGCGACCGCTTACGGAGATGCTTTGGCTGTTTATTTGGGCTTTGTATCAGACAAAGTTTCAGATTATTGGTCATCAATTTGTAGCTGGCACTCGAGCAAAGAACTTATTCGAAATACTTTCGGCAGGCAGGCTATTCCCATGACTTGGGATTACGTTGAAGCTAACCCCTTTTGCAACTCCTCAGGAAATTGGATTGCAATGACGGATTGGACATCTAAGGCATTAGCGAACACTCCAGCCAATAGTCTTGGTTTCGCTCATCAGCAAGACGCCGCCACACAGAACACTAGCATTAATAAAATCATCTCAACCGACCCACCCTACTATGACAATATTGGTTATGCAGATTTGTCCGACTTTTTCTATGTATGGATGCGCCGGTCGTTAAGGGCCATTTATCCTGACTTGTTTTTAACTATGGCCGTGCCAAAAGCTGAAGAATTAGTAGCCACGCCATATCGGCACGGAAGCAAAGAAAAGGCTGAAACCTTCTTTTTAGATGGTATGACTCTGGCAATACACAATTTGGCGGAGAAAGGTCATCCGGCCTTTCCCGTCACTATTTATTACGCTTTTAAGCAGGCGGAAACCAAAGAAGGCAGCACTGCAAGTACAGGTTGGGAAACCTTTTTGGAAGCGGTTATTCGCGCAGGCTTCTCCATTGATGGTACTTGGCCCATGCGCACTGAAATGGCAAATCGAATGGTCGGATCGGGCGCCAATGCTCTCGCTTCATCTGTTGTTTTGGTATGTAAAAAACGTGAAATCGAAGCCGACTCTGCTTCACGCCGCGACTTCCAACGTGAACTGCGTGAACAGATGCCCGACGCATTAGAAGCCATGATTGGCGGAGAAACAGGTACCACACCCATCGCTCCCGTGGATTTAGCCCAGGCCGCGATTGGACCAGGTATGGCCATCTACTCTAAATACGAAGCCGTACTGAACCAGGATGGCTCACGGATGAGCGTACATGATGCACTCATCCTGATAAATCGCGCCATCACGGAATATCTCAGCCCGGATTCCGGCAGCTTCGATGCCGACACACAATTCTGCTCCAGCTGGTTCGATCAGTACGGCTGGAGTATTGGCCCCTTTGGTGAAGCGAACGTGCTGGCGCAAGCAAAGGGCACAACGGTAGATGGCGTAGATACAGCCGGGGTCGTCGATTCCGGTGGCGGCAAGGTTCGCCTGTTGAAATGGGCGGAGTACGAAGCCGACTGGGACCCCATTACAGACAACCGCACCCCTGTCTGGGAAGCCTGCCACCAGATGATTCGCAGTCTTAATAACCAAGGTGAATCCGCCGCTGGCGAACTACTGGCCAAGATGCCAGAGAAAGGCGAACCCATTCGACAGCTCGCCTATCACCTGTACACCCTGTGCGAACGCAAAAAGTGGGCCGAAGATGCCCGCGCCTACAACGAATTGATCGGTTCCTGGCACGCCATTGTCACCGCCTCCCACGAGGTTGGCCACAGCGGCTCGCAAGCCGAGCTCGGACTGGATTTTTGA
- a CDS encoding ATP-binding protein, whose translation MSLKPWREIATPHKDVLEGTFKQSEFAADITQVANGTATAEYQDAEMFFSRTYITEGMRLLLISVAQRLAGLGGDPVIQLQTAFGGGKTHTLLAVFHLASRKVGTDKLTGIPPVLDEAGIQSLPSARVAVIDGIKLSPSQPRKYGSVTANTLWGELAWQLLGDEGYQMVADSDADGTSPGKEVLTELISKAAPCVILVDELVAFIRQLELGKQYKAGTFDSNVSFIQALTEALKAVPNAILLASLPESEVEAGGTMGQRALNSLEKYFARVESVWKPVGTEEAFEIVRRRLFENPGERAEVEGISRQFSDFYRQNAEKFPVETQSNEYFERLCRSYPIHPEIFDRLYEDWSTLEKFQRTRGVLQYMAIVIHRLWNSDNKDALIMPGSLPLEDGNVRNKSIHYLPQGWEPVIEREVDGTRSAPYDIDGHHTLFGSVQAARRTARTIFLGSAPSTTEQMIRGVQVERILLGAAQPGQTLGVFEDVLKRLRDRLHYLYSDKDRFWLDTKPNLRREMESRKQNINERDELLPLLKTRVTQVFGRNHQFGGVHVFTPSVDVPDDYGTGPRLVVLPTNTAYSRSETNQAFSAAEEILRNRGDQPRQKQNRLIFLAPDYDVVGRLKEQARIFLAWQSIATDIENGHLNQDLSHLNQAKRNRDGADQSLAQLVRETYKWLIAPVEEFIKGKPTLNWEVVSVSPAAPNLIQAIEEKLREEEWMIYEWSPIHLRNVLKQWYLKEGINDVSALKVWQDCCHYLYLPRLVNDSVFRNAITQGVESEDYFAFASAKEGDRYLGFTFGRSSIATVDESSLLIDRETAVAYRERTQQAPQPSPEPGGVGGESGSTTTPAGGTGGTGTPTPSPGGSGGAGTTTPPATKKQFYGTISLDPVKAKMDFATIMDEVVQQFTAKLGVNVRISVEIEANSQDGFNESMQRTVKENCNVLKFSSAEFEEES comes from the coding sequence ATGAGTTTGAAACCCTGGCGAGAAATTGCCACACCGCACAAGGATGTTCTGGAAGGCACCTTCAAGCAGTCCGAGTTTGCGGCTGACATCACTCAGGTAGCCAATGGCACAGCCACTGCAGAGTATCAGGATGCGGAGATGTTTTTTTCACGCACCTATATCACTGAAGGCATGCGCCTGTTGCTCATCTCCGTAGCGCAGCGGTTGGCCGGGCTTGGTGGCGACCCGGTCATTCAATTGCAAACAGCCTTCGGTGGCGGCAAGACCCATACCTTGTTGGCCGTGTTTCACCTGGCCTCGCGCAAGGTGGGCACCGACAAACTCACGGGCATTCCTCCGGTATTGGACGAAGCAGGTATTCAGAGTCTTCCCTCGGCCAGAGTGGCGGTAATCGACGGCATAAAACTGTCGCCCAGCCAGCCCAGGAAGTACGGGAGCGTAACGGCCAACACACTGTGGGGCGAGCTGGCCTGGCAACTGCTGGGGGATGAGGGTTATCAGATGGTCGCCGACAGCGACGCTGACGGCACCTCTCCCGGAAAAGAGGTTCTCACCGAGTTGATCAGCAAGGCAGCCCCATGCGTGATTCTGGTGGATGAGCTGGTGGCGTTTATTCGCCAACTGGAGCTTGGCAAGCAATATAAGGCTGGCACATTCGATAGCAACGTCAGTTTTATCCAGGCGCTCACCGAAGCCCTGAAGGCTGTGCCCAACGCCATTCTATTAGCCTCACTGCCTGAATCGGAGGTGGAAGCCGGAGGCACCATGGGCCAGCGCGCCCTTAACTCGCTGGAGAAGTACTTCGCACGAGTTGAGTCCGTCTGGAAGCCGGTAGGCACCGAGGAAGCGTTCGAGATTGTGCGTCGCAGATTGTTTGAGAACCCGGGTGAACGCGCAGAGGTGGAGGGTATCAGCCGTCAGTTCTCTGACTTTTATCGTCAGAACGCCGAAAAGTTTCCAGTCGAAACACAATCCAACGAGTACTTTGAGCGCCTTTGCCGGTCTTACCCGATCCACCCGGAGATTTTCGATCGCTTGTACGAGGACTGGTCCACACTTGAAAAATTCCAGCGCACCCGTGGCGTACTTCAATATATGGCCATTGTTATCCACCGCCTATGGAATTCAGATAACAAAGACGCGCTGATCATGCCTGGCTCATTACCACTGGAAGATGGCAACGTGCGCAACAAGAGCATTCACTACCTTCCTCAAGGGTGGGAGCCCGTGATTGAACGGGAAGTGGATGGCACCCGCTCGGCGCCCTATGACATCGATGGCCACCACACCCTGTTCGGCAGCGTGCAAGCCGCACGCCGCACTGCCCGGACCATTTTTCTCGGCAGCGCACCATCAACCACTGAGCAAATGATTCGCGGCGTTCAGGTCGAACGCATCCTGCTGGGCGCGGCACAACCCGGTCAAACGCTCGGTGTATTTGAAGACGTGCTCAAGCGCTTACGTGATCGACTGCATTATCTTTATTCCGACAAAGACCGATTCTGGCTGGATACCAAACCCAACCTGCGCCGGGAAATGGAGAGCCGCAAGCAGAACATCAACGAACGTGATGAACTTTTGCCATTGTTAAAAACACGAGTCACCCAGGTTTTCGGGCGCAATCATCAGTTCGGTGGCGTGCATGTCTTTACACCGTCCGTCGATGTCCCAGATGACTATGGCACGGGCCCGCGACTGGTCGTGTTGCCGACAAACACGGCCTACAGTCGCAGTGAGACCAACCAGGCATTTTCTGCCGCAGAAGAGATTTTGCGCAACCGCGGCGATCAACCACGGCAGAAACAAAATCGCCTGATTTTCCTCGCTCCCGACTACGATGTGGTTGGCCGGCTCAAGGAGCAGGCCCGCATTTTCCTGGCGTGGCAGTCCATTGCCACAGATATCGAAAATGGCCACTTGAATCAGGATTTGTCTCATTTGAATCAGGCCAAGCGTAACCGCGATGGTGCAGATCAGTCGCTTGCCCAACTGGTGCGTGAAACTTACAAATGGTTAATCGCCCCCGTAGAAGAGTTCATAAAGGGCAAGCCGACTCTCAATTGGGAAGTCGTTTCCGTCTCCCCCGCAGCGCCCAACTTGATTCAGGCGATCGAGGAGAAATTGCGGGAAGAGGAGTGGATGATCTACGAGTGGTCTCCTATTCACCTTCGCAATGTACTTAAGCAATGGTACCTGAAAGAAGGCATAAACGACGTCAGTGCGTTGAAGGTCTGGCAGGACTGTTGTCACTACCTGTACCTGCCACGGCTTGTTAACGATAGCGTTTTCCGTAATGCCATCACCCAGGGCGTGGAAAGCGAAGACTACTTTGCCTTCGCCTCCGCCAAGGAAGGCGACCGTTACCTCGGGTTCACGTTCGGACGTAGTTCTATAGCCACAGTGGATGAATCTTCTCTCTTGATAGATCGCGAGACAGCCGTCGCTTACCGCGAGCGTACGCAACAAGCACCTCAGCCTAGCCCTGAGCCCGGTGGTGTGGGCGGTGAATCCGGAAGCACAACAACACCAGCTGGTGGAACGGGCGGCACGGGAACACCAACCCCATCGCCCGGTGGGTCAGGAGGTGCGGGCACAACTACACCACCAGCAACCAAGAAGCAGTTCTACGGCACTATTTCGCTCGACCCGGTCAAAGCCAAAATG